A single window of Debaryomyces hansenii CBS767 chromosome F complete sequence DNA harbors:
- a CDS encoding DEHA2F15290p (weakly similar to uniprot|P40084 Saccharomyces cerevisiae YER139C), with the protein MEVLGVQSFIEYLKPFSNKELVSPAEASRISLIITELLIDHTVDLDLLKFLSRFLTQQTYDEIIEEKNIEHQCGYILCNNSPKQQVRRLSSNSNGTTLTGIGEISTSTKFQIYNRKPSMILPNTYLSQYCCKEHYQASLFYRNQLSQEAVFARKDILKVSPFPTDYPSTWYENGITCLEEVLAKHKELKEQGKSLSEVISMMNGLSVVDESRSNETNELIKLIEDFEIVEKEGGLEGDGLPDESQYLDREEMSTGVDGYYTTDTSFGGYVV; encoded by the coding sequence ATGGAGGTCCTAGGTGTGCAGTCATTTATCGAATATTTAAAGCCCTTTTCGAACAAGGAATTGGTGAGTCCAGCAGAAGCTTCACGTATTCTGCTAATAATTACCGAGCTCCTCATTGATCATACGGTCGACTTGGACTTATTAAAATTTCTAAGTAGGTTCTTAACCCAACAAACAtatgatgaaataatagaagaaaagaatatagAACATCAGTGtggatatatattatgtaaCAATTCTCCAAAACAACAAGTTCGTCGTCTATCATCTAATAGTAATGGGACGACATTGACAGGTATAGGCGAAATTTCAACATCCACCAAATTTCAGATCTATAATCGAAAGCCATCCATGATATTACCAAATACGTATCTCTCCCAATATTGCTGCAAGGAACACTATCAAGCTTCGTTATTTTATCGTAACCAATTATCACAAGAAGCGGTATTTGCAAGAAAGGATATCCTCAAAGTTAGCCCATTTCCTACTGATTATCCGTCAACTTGGTACGAAAATGGAATTACATGCCTCGAAGAGGTATTGGCCAAGcataaagaattgaaagaacAAGGAAAGTCGTTGAGTGAAGTTATATCCATGATGAATGGTTTATCTGTCGTGGATGAATCAAGAAGTAATGAAACCAATGAATTGATTAAGTTGATTGAAgactttgaaattgttgaaaaggAGGGTGGTTTAGAAGGTGATGGTCTTCCAGATGAAAGTCAGTATCTAGATAGGGAAGAAATGTCTACCGGTGTTGATGGTTACTACACCACTGATACAAGTTTTGGAGGCTACGTTGTATAA
- a CDS encoding DEHA2F15312p (weakly similar to CA1685|IPF12270 Candida albicans IPF12270): MLSASFKQSFAHKDAMIALYRSLIRHTNRVSTLKIEQSNDAFSKDIQTELFKANIDRKLYMKLLKSELLYIIQDEFRTKNKGKVDNPNKLRERIVAGLELQNNLENIENNKTASINLIEKLVEYRSQKLHEQNWRAEYLKDPGEIDKNKNKDKPALFLKQIASKSKKPPSPLRGFKNLSSKEKENRIKKELLNCEENTQKLLRRYLKKLQTNHEIPTPHLLPYTPESALLPVEETVSTSISIPGSTRKSSIAYAYDLEYINGIVKPGMEFDINKYHYLEHLQSIVNEKGPFKVQIQLTEAGPVSIPYIRMPYPRLNQLKEVALDIKKMMRLVRLKTVWNASGNDVSITEPQFSDGSYSVRGSNGFGDDERLHPKTYYDSLAKGEGLWEYLIDRSVQNDCDRDVASYVKEWSNSLDDATDIVNERLTSYYLKYNKLKSSKSPLLQEQKILQRQMNEHYNEQLNRYMHIIKLIEDNKVFRHSEIVNPDTVTKTYNDYIIENDSRKTKKNQRGMPSLERIGMGKHLGDYLDDVGYHNFKLGVNFDKKLKF, encoded by the coding sequence ATGCTAAGTGCTTCGTTCAAACAGTCATTTGCTCATAAAGATGCAATGATTGCATTGTATAGATCACTTATACGACATACGAATAGAGTATCAACTCTAAAGATAGAACAATCCAATGATGCATTTTCCAAAGATATCCAAacagaattattcaagGCTAATATAGACCGCAAATTATACATGAAGCTTTTAAAGTCAGAGTTGCTTTATATCATACAAGACGAATTTAGAACCAAAAATAAGGGAAAGGTAGATAATCCcaataaattgagagaAAGAATAGTCGCAGGATTGGAGCTTCAAAATAACTTAGAAAATATAGAGAATAATAAAACGGCAAGCATTAATTTGATAGAGAAATTGGTAGAATATCGCCTGCAGAAACTACATGAACAAAATTGGAGGGCTGAATATTTAAAAGATCCTGGCGAAATAGATaagaacaagaacaaggACAAGCCCGCACTCTTTTTGAAGCAAATTGCATCGAAGTCAAAGAAACCTCCATCGCCTTTACGGGGATTTAAGAACCTTTCCctgaaagaaaaagagaatcGGATTAAAAAGGAATTGTTAAATTGTGAAGAGAATACGCAGAAATTGCTTCGTcgttatttgaaaaagttacAGACTAACCATGAAATACCTACACCTCATTTATTACCGTACACACCTGAAAGTGCATTATTACCCGTAGAAGAGACAGTTTCtacatcaatttcaattcctgGTTCTACCCGCAAGTCATCCATCGCATACGCATATGATCTCGAATATATAAATGGTATAGTGAAACCGGGGATGGAATTTGATATCAATAAGTATCACTATCTTGAACATTTACAATCTATAGTGAACGAAAAAGGCCCATTCAAAGTTCAGATACAATTGACCGAAGCAGGGCCAGTATCAATTCCGTATATTAGAATGCCATATCCAAGACTCAACCAACTAAAAGAAGTGGCGCTAGATATTAAGAAAATGATGCGACTAGTGAGACTCAAAACGGTATGGAACGCATCGGGAAATGATGTCAGCATCACTGAACCACAATTTTCTGATGGTAGTTATAGTGTACGGGGTAGCAATGGGTTTGGCGACGATGAGAGACTTCATCCAAAAACCTACTACGATCTGTTGGCAAAAGGAGAAGGTTTGTGGGAATATTTGATAGATAGATCGGTACAAAATGACTGTGATAGAGATGTGGCATCATATGTTAAGGAATGGTCGAATTCATTAGACGACGCGACTGATATTGTCAACGAGAGACTAACCTCGTATTATCTAAAAtacaacaaattgaaatcgTCAAAATCTCCATTATTACAAGAACAAAAGATATTGCAGCGTCAAATGAACGAGCATTATAATGAACAATTGAACAGATATATGcatattataaaattaatagagGATAATAAAGTGTTTAGACACTCAGAAATTGTTAATCCGGATACAGTAACGAAAACCTATAACgattatataatagaaaatgattcaagaaagacaaagaaaaatcaGAGAGGAATGCCAAGTCTAGAGAGAATTGGTATGGGCAAGCATTTAGGAGATTATTTAGATGATGTGGGTTATCATAATTTCAAGCTTGGTGTAAATTTCGATAAAAAGCTAAAATTTTAG
- a CDS encoding DEHA2F15334p (no similarity) → MPPKLSKTSKTNQITIIKFKRNKSTYVLPLDLNAKASLSIANFKSSLARAVEQSGGLSLVEEDEETNKLDNDDIEVPKSEYIDNVENDGMVDDNEEDTKNIIQDVKGDDLILALPKDKTSPYDNTWIEITDDSSISSLKFNDYDIIAFKHVDDDTFFISEAAYDE, encoded by the exons ATG CCACCTAAACTTTCGAAAACTTCGAAAACCAACCAAATTACCATCATAAAATTCAAGCGGAACAAGAGTACTTATGTTTTGCCTTTAGACCTAAATGCCAAAGCTTCGTTATCTATAGCGAATTTTAAATCCTCGTTGGCAAGAGCAGTAGAACAATCAGGTGGTTTGTCTCTTGTTGAGGAGGACGAGGAAACTAATAAGTTGGATAATGACGATATCGAAGTTCCCAAGTCAGAATACATTGATAACGTGGAGAATGATGGAATGGtggatgataatgaagaagatactAAGAATATCATCCAAGATGTAAAAGGCGATGATTTGATATTGGCGCTTCCAAAGGATAAAACTTCACCGTACGATAATACCTGGATCGAAATAACAGACGACTCTAGTATATCAAGCCTTAAGTttaatgattatgatataATAGCCTTTAAACATGTTGACGACGAtacatttttcatttcGGAAGCTGCATACgatgaataa